A region from the Pristiophorus japonicus isolate sPriJap1 chromosome 14, sPriJap1.hap1, whole genome shotgun sequence genome encodes:
- the fjx1 gene encoding four-jointed box protein 1 → MRLLLPALALFSLLGWLGFSKCPGAASPPDRAKSFRTLLAVSLQPRAARSRRSRAAPGRDWDWGTAASPLRAGTVRLAEVVEQGVFWSGRADRSPPAGFSDLRVQRWQRKARSSRLAWLERGCGRPSNRLAGFSDGSRACVRYGINPDQVLGETLSFYLSRLLGIRNVPALALSRVNVNAEQWLRVRQEVQGSQWADRPIVSLSEWISNLTDVVTPLSLRSHTNRLHPTVEDLANLTSQEVPELVQWSDLVLFDYLTANFDRLASNLLSLQWDSRVMERSANNLHRTASGALVFIDNEAGLVHGYRVLAMWERYHESLLKTLCIFRKETARKIAELHQSQNAAGQLLDLYRASEPLAPQMGFLSEEHAQMVQSRTDRLYKHILQCKAKYST, encoded by the coding sequence ATGAGGCTCCTGCTGCCCGCCCTGGCTCTCTTCTCGCTGCTGGGCTGGCTGGGCTTCTCCAAGTGTCCCGGCGCCGCCTCGCCCCCGGACAGGGCGAAAAGTTTCCGAACTCTGCTCGCCGTGTCGCTGCAGCCGAGGGCGGCCAGGAGCAGGAGGTCCCGCGCAGCGCCGggcagggactgggactggggcACAGCCGCCTCCCCGCTCCGGGCCGGCACCGTGCGGCTGGCCGAGGTGGTGGAGCAAGGGGTGTTCTGGAGCGGGCGGGCGGACCGCTCGCCGCCCGCCGGATTTTCCGACCTCCGCGTCCAGCGCTGGCAGCGCAAAGCCCGCTCGTCGCGCCTGGCGTGGCTGGAGCGGGGCTGCGGCCGGCCTTCCAACAGGCTTGCCGGCTTCTCGGACGGCAGCCGTGCCTGCGTCCGCTACGGCATCAACCCGGACCAGGTGCTGGGCGAGACCCTGTCCTTCTACCTCTCCCGGCTGCTGGGCATCCGCAACGTGCCGGCCCTGGCCCTGTCGCGGGTCAATGTCAACGCCGAGCAGTGGCTGAGGGTCCGCCAGGAGGTGCAGGGGTCGCAGTGGGCGGACAGACCCATCGTCAGCCTGAGTGAGTGGATCAGCAACCTGACCGACGTGGTCACCCCTCTGTCCCTGCGCTCCCACACCAACAGGCTGCACCCCACGGTCGAAGATCTGGCCAACCTGACCAGCCAGGAGGTCCCCGAGCTGGTGCAGTGGTCCGACCTGGTCCTCTTCGACTACCTGACCGCCAACTTCGACCGGCTGGCCAGCAACTTGCTGAGTTTGCAGTGGGACTCCCGGGTGATGGAGCGCTCCGCCAACAACCTGCACCGTACCGCCAGCGGGGCCCTGGTCTTCATCGACAACGAGGCGGGGCTGGTGCACGGCTACCGGGTGCTGGCCATGTGGGAACGCTACCACGAGTCGCTGCTCAAGACGCTGTGCATCTTCCGCAAGGAGACCGCCAGGAAAATCGCCGAGCTGCACCAGTCACAAAACGCTGCCGGCCAGTTGTTGGACCTGTACAGGGCCAGCGAGCCCCTGGCCCCTCAAATGGGATTCCTGTCTGAGGAACACGCTCAGATGGTGCAGAGCAGGACTGACCGTTTGTATAAACATATACTGCAGTGTAAAGCTAAATATAGTACATAA